The nucleotide sequence CCGTTCGATATGCCCACCGTAATGCGGCCGCGCGACAGGCCTATACATGAGCTCGATCCCGTGCTCAGCGGCGCCCCTGACGAGAGCCTTGCCATGGAATTCTGCTCCGTTGTCGAGATGAATGACGTCGGGCAATCCAAAAACCGGCCACACGACATCAACACCCATCGACTGCAGCCGAGGTGCTTTCGGCATCACTACGTTCTGGATTGCCAGCGCGACCGATGTCGATGAAGGGCGCTCCAGGCTGAGATAGAAGCCAGCCACCATTCGGCTGGCAATATCGATCGCCAGCGTCAGCCACGGCCGCTGTAGCGGCTTCCGGCTGACAGCATCTACGATGAACACATCCACCAGCGTGTGGTCGATCTGAACGATCTGAAGGGCGTAGTCGGCGTTATATTCTTGCACGACCGAGCCGAACTTTTGCTTGGCCGCCTTCGCGCCTTCCCTCCACTGCAGAAGTATCGCGGGATCGATGCAATCCACCCGCGCCCGAACGGCTGTCCACGATGGGGCGCGAACTCCGCGTTCATCGCAAACTTGCCGCACGCGATCGTGAAGCGCGGTAACCGTCGGCCGCTCACGTTTGCGGTAGGTATCGCGGATTGCCGCCTGAATGATCTCTTCGATGTCCGGCGACAACAGCGTTCTGCCCTTGGAAGGTCCCGATATAGCATCCAGCAACGAGCTCGTGACCGGCGATGCGCGATACTGGTTCAGCAGCTCGTAGAAACGCGTTTGCCCCAACTTCAGCTCTCGGCATGCCCTGCCCACATGCGCGGCAGAAAGGCGAGGCAAAAGAGCTAAGGGACGAATAACCTTCTCGCGCGACACAGCCCTCAGCCAGGCTGCCTCCTCGACGCTCAACTTGTCTGGCTTCCGGCTCATCAGCGCTCACCTTACATCGAGCTGCAAATCAGGCTAAAATTCCGCCGAACCTACTCAAGTTCATTCAATTAGAATGAGCGATTATTGTTACGCGACAAAGACATGCGGTCCGCTCGTTTAAAAAGACGGACACATCGAATCTGGGCCAATTCCCGCTCCACAAAGGCTTTCTCCATGGAAGATCGCGTCCGCTTCGCCCTCGAAAAGCTGCTCAATGTCGCCCACGAAGATACCGGCCAGGGCCGCCGCGCCGCCAACTTCATTCTGGCCTGGTGGAATGCCGAGGTGCATGGCGGTTTCGACCTCACCGATCTTGCCGATCTCGATCCTGAAATCTGCGAGGACATGATCACCGTCTTCACCTTCATCGCCCGCGAGGAGACGCTGTCTTATCCCGATGCCTACAAGCCGGAGATTGTTCAGATCATCCGCCGCTGGCGGCCGCATGTCGAGGTCGACTGATGGCCACCCCGCGGAAGTCTACTAGCCTGAGCAATGTCGAGCGGCGCGCCGTCGAGCTCGACACCATCGCAGCGGTGCTGCCGATGGAACGCCGCGACGAGCTCGCCGAACTCTTGACCGACCAGGATGTCGAGACGCTGCGCCATCTCGTCAACCAGGGCATGGGCGATAATACGCTGCGGGCCCTGACCTCTGATCTGGCTTACCTCGAAGCCTGGGGATTGGCCGCGACCGGAAAATCCCTGCCCTGGCCGGCGCCAGAAGCGCTGCTCCTGAAGTTCGTCGCCCATCACCTGTGGGATCCAGAAAAACGTGGGACCGACCCCGATCACGGCATGCCGGCCGATATCGACGAGAACCTCCGGCGCCAGGGCCTTCTGAAAACCGTCGGCCCGCATGCGCCGGCCACCGTGCGTCGGCGGCTGGCGAACTGGTCGACGCTGACGAAATGGCGCGGCCTCGACGGCGCCTTCGCCTCCCCTGCCCTCAAATCCGCTATCCGCCTGGCCGTGCGTGCCGTGCCCCGGAAGCGTCGCCGCAAGAGCGCGA is from Rhizobium sp. CB3090 and encodes:
- a CDS encoding Mu transposase C-terminal domain-containing protein, which gives rise to MSRKPDKLSVEEAAWLRAVSREKVIRPLALLPRLSAAHVGRACRELKLGQTRFYELLNQYRASPVTSSLLDAISGPSKGRTLLSPDIEEIIQAAIRDTYRKRERPTVTALHDRVRQVCDERGVRAPSWTAVRARVDCIDPAILLQWREGAKAAKQKFGSVVQEYNADYALQIVQIDHTLVDVFIVDAVSRKPLQRPWLTLAIDIASRMVAGFYLSLERPSSTSVALAIQNVVMPKAPRLQSMGVDVVWPVFGLPDVIHLDNGAEFHGKALVRGAAEHGIELMYRPVARPHYGGHIERLIGTMMGAVHLLPGSTSSNIAKRGSYDPQKHAAMTLDELERWLVLQIVGRYHADVHSVLLLPPRTAWDDAKAARSQPVRLPHDPERFLLDFLPYKERCIRRDGLHLFGIRYWDDVLSPFAGRSSRQLRVKYDPRDLSCVYLEQGDGSMWPVRFAALDRPAITLGEHRLARATLRARGASAVDEQLIFQTIAEQRRLMESAVQQTRAMRRHTERTERGLAAFDRTTDLPESNDEDDVCIDISPLSVEEWS